The nucleotide window CTCGGCACCGATCACCTGACCGCCCGCGCGGTCGCAGCGAACGCGGCCGATGTCCGCGAGGAGAACGATGAAGAGATCGTCGTCGCGCCGGCGATCCCCGTCGGCATCGCCGAAGAACATCGCCAGTTCACGGGGACACTCTGGGTCTCGCCCGACAGCTTCCGGGAATACGTCCGCGACGTCCTCACGAGCCTCGCGTCACACGGCTGGCGGAAGATCGTGGTCGTCAACGGCCACGGGGGCAACGTCGGCGCGCTGCGGGAGGTCTGTGCGGACGTGACGCGCCACGAGGAGGCCTACGCCGTCCCGTTCACATGGTTCGACGCCATCGGCGCGACGGAGATGGGCCACGGCGGGCCGGTCGAGACGGCCATGCTCAGAGCCACAGATCCGGAGCTCGTCCGTGACGAGCGCATCGGAGAGGCGAGCGCTGGCGCAAGCGATCGCTGGGGCGAGTGGGTGTCGGGGACGAATCTCGCCTTCGATTCGGCGGAATTCACCGACAACGGTGCGGTCGGCGACCCCGGTGAGGGAACCATCGAACGCGGCGAGGAGCTGCTGGAGGAGGCGACGACGGCGCTCGTGACGCTGCTCGATGCCGTCGACGAACGGGATCGAGCCTGACTACTCGGCGACTTCCTCGCGGTCGTCGGCCGCCTCGGTACTCATCTCGCTGTCGTCCTCGCGCTCCCCGTCCACAGCCCCACCGTCCGCGTGGAGATCGTCGAGCGCACCGCGGAGTTCGGGAACAGTACTTGCGAGTTCGCTCGCGTGCTCGTGGGCCGCTTCGACATCGGCCATCGCGTCTTCGAGTGCCGCGATCCGCTCGTCGAGTTCGTCCGAATCGTCGAACACCTCGGCGCGGTCGCCCATCATATACGACTTCTTCGCGTCGCGGAGATGGCCGGTGGCGTCGCCGATGTCGAGCGCCGAGCGCAGCGCGTTGAGCACCCCGAGCGTGTTCTCGGCTTCGGCCTCCCAGATGGCGTCGCCCTCAGGTAACGCCGCCTCGGCCGCGTCGAGATGTTCCTCGACGTCCGCCCGAATGTCGTCGGCTGCCTCGTCGAAGAGGTCGTCCTCGTCGAACGTCGCCTGGCTCATACCGTGGCATTCGCTCTCATGTGATTTAA belongs to Halococcus qingdaonensis and includes:
- a CDS encoding creatininase family protein, whose translation is MQLTEATWTDADGLDTDLALLPVGSTEQHGPHAPLGTDHLTARAVAANAADVREENDEEIVVAPAIPVGIAEEHRQFTGTLWVSPDSFREYVRDVLTSLASHGWRKIVVVNGHGGNVGALREVCADVTRHEEAYAVPFTWFDAIGATEMGHGGPVETAMLRATDPELVRDERIGEASAGASDRWGEWVSGTNLAFDSAEFTDNGAVGDPGEGTIERGEELLEEATTALVTLLDAVDERDRA
- a CDS encoding DUF5790 family protein — encoded protein: MSQATFDEDDLFDEAADDIRADVEEHLDAAEAALPEGDAIWEAEAENTLGVLNALRSALDIGDATGHLRDAKKSYMMGDRAEVFDDSDELDERIAALEDAMADVEAAHEHASELASTVPELRGALDDLHADGGAVDGEREDDSEMSTEAADDREEVAE